One genomic segment of Streptomyces sp. RKND-216 includes these proteins:
- a CDS encoding plasmid stabilization protein has product MPSGSSRRRERQYEHIKEGAEKRGTSEKRAKEIAARTVNKERARSGEAEQKSRVSTQDRLSAPERGGRRSGRRQGPGDFTKEQLYEEARRRNVEGRSSMNKQELKQALGR; this is encoded by the coding sequence ATGCCCAGTGGATCCAGCCGCAGGCGGGAGCGCCAGTACGAGCACATCAAGGAGGGGGCCGAGAAGCGCGGCACCAGCGAGAAGCGCGCCAAGGAGATCGCGGCGCGCACCGTCAACAAGGAGCGGGCCCGCAGTGGTGAGGCCGAGCAGAAGAGCCGCGTCTCCACGCAGGACCGGCTGTCCGCTCCGGAGCGTGGCGGTAGGCGTTCCGGCAGGCGTCAGGGGCCCGGGGACTTCACCAAGGAGCAGCTCTACGAGGAGGCCAGGCGCCGCAACGTGGAGGGCCGTTCCAGCATGAACAAGCAGGAGCTCAAGCAGGCGCTCGGCAGGTGA
- a CDS encoding RNA-binding S4 domain-containing protein: MAADEATVRVDSWIWSVRLTKTRSLAASACKAGHVRVNGDRAKPAQVVRPGDEVRLRHAGRERIVVVKQLVRKRVGAPVAAECYVDKSPPPPPRADALAAGVRDRGAGRPTKRDRRELERLRGLRDAP, from the coding sequence ATGGCTGCTGACGAGGCGACAGTGCGGGTGGACAGCTGGATCTGGTCCGTACGGCTCACCAAGACGCGTTCGCTGGCCGCGTCCGCGTGCAAGGCCGGACACGTGCGCGTCAACGGCGACCGGGCCAAGCCGGCACAGGTCGTGCGGCCCGGCGACGAGGTGCGCCTCCGCCACGCCGGGCGCGAGCGCATCGTCGTGGTCAAACAGCTCGTCCGCAAACGGGTCGGCGCTCCGGTGGCCGCCGAGTGCTACGTCGACAAGAGTCCGCCCCCGCCGCCCCGCGCCGACGCGCTCGCCGCGGGTGTCCGCGACCGGGGCGCGGGGCGCCCCACCAAGCGGGACCGCCGCGAACTCGAACGTCTCCGCGGCCTCCGCGACGCGCCCTGA